The DNA region CCTTGCCGCGAAGGTGATGCTACCGCGGGCGCTGACGAAGCTCCGTGAAATACGCCGCGTCTGATCCTGATCGCGACGAATCAGCTCGCGCACGTACTCGCTGCTCGTCTTGGACCCCGCGACCCCAGGACTCTGGACTCTGGACTCTGGACCCTGGACTCCTCAGTCCAGCCGCAGCGCCAAGTCAGGCCAGTCCCAGTAAGGGCTTCAGCCGTGCGCGAACTTCCGCCAACGTCGCGGCAGGGGATTGAGCGATGAAGGCCGCGTTCCGTGCGCGCCAATCGAGATTCTTGATTTGGTCGGCCAGAACGACGCCCTGCACCGGTCCGGAGGTTGGCAACGCAACCTCGAATGGGTAGCCCTTGATTCGGGTCGTCACCGGGCAAATCACAGCCATTCCGTTTGCCGCGTTATAAGAGCGGGGCGATAGGACCAACGCCGGCCGGTGTCCCGCAAGCCACACCAGGTCGCCGCTCTCCGGCACGTACGCCTTCACCACACTTCGCGCCCCTGCGGAGCGCCGGTCGAGACTTCCTTGTGTCGGTTCTTCGGCGTGATGCCCTTCACGAGTTCGTCGAGCGTGTACACCGGCCCCTGCGCGCGTACCACCACCGCGCCGTCAGCCACCATCATCTCAACGGCAGCGCCTTCCACGAGACCGGCCTGTTCCGCGAGGGCCTTCGGAATTCGAACGGCCAGACTGTTGCCCCAGCGGGATACCGTGTGTGCCATGTATCTATTATGTGTATACACAGTGGATTGTTCAATAACTTCTGGCATGGATGTTCCTCCGGTTCTGGGTTACAGCAAGCGCCATGCCCAGTGTTTAGCTCAGGAAAACCAGTTGTCGGGGCCGAGTGGTTGTAGTTTCTGCAATGGTCTGTAGTGCGACCGTGGCAAAAAGCGCGTGGACGTAGAATGGCGCCCATGAACCCCGCCATTCTGGACACCATCGGCCACACCCCGCTCGTCGAGCTCCGTCACATCGTGCCTGCCGGCAGCGCGCGCATCGTGCTGAAGCTCGAGTCGCACAACCCCACCGGCAGCATGAAGGACCGGATGGCGCGGGCGATGATTGAGGGCGCCATCGCGTCTGGCGCCCTGGCGCCGGGGCGCGAGGTGGTGGGGGTCACGGGCGGCAGCACCGGCGTCACTCGCGTTTGTGTGCGCCTCCCTCGGCTATCCGCTCTCCATCGTCACCTCCGACGCGTTCAGCATCGAGAAACGCAACCACATGAAGGCGTTTGGCGCCCGGATGACCATCGTGCCCAGCGACGGCGGTCGCATCACGCCGGATTTGTTTGTGACGATGAGGGGGATGGTGGAGGGGATGGTGGCGGAGCGCGGTGCGTTCTGGACCAATCAGTTTGTGAACCACGACCAGGCGAGTGGGTATGGGCCATTGGCCGATGAGGTGTGGGCGCAGACGGGCGGCAGGGTGGATGCGTTTGTGCAGGCCGTGGGGACGTGCGGCTCGTTGCGGGGCACGTCCACGGCGCTGCGTGCGCACAATCCGCGCCTGCATGTGGTGGCGGTGGAGCCGGCTGAGTCTGCGGTGATGTCTGGCGGCGCGCCAGGCGCGCATCGCATCGAGGGCACTGGCACCGGTCGCCTGGTGCCGATGTGGGATCCGTCGCTGGCGAACGAGATTGAGGCCGTGTCTACAGACGACGCCGAAGCCATGGCCCGCCGGCTGACGAAGGAGGAAGCCATCTTCGCCGGCACCTCGACCGGCGCCAACGTGACGGCGGCGTTACGACTGGCGAAGCGCCTCGGCCCCAGCGCCACGATTGTGACTCTGGCGTGTGATCACGGGCTGAAGTACATCAGCACGGATTTGTATCGGTGACGCACCCGGTCGGTGAGTGCTACGCCGGCGGGTACCACAGCTCGACTCGCCCCAAAGCCTGCGCGTTTCGCGCGAGTTCGCGCGGCGTGGCGCGGTAGACCTTCCCGATAACCGGCGGTTCATGGGATGCGAGAAACGCTAGCACGCGAGGAACGGTGACCACGAACGACTTCGCGAGGTCTGGATATGGCGCCTTGCCCATGACGACCAGAAGGGTCACTCGATGCCGAACGACCTCGGCGAGCTCGTTTGGCTTGTAGCGGATACGGGCGTCGTGCGTTAGAGCCACCCATTGCTTTGCCGCGACCGCTGCAAGCCAGGTTGAATCCGGGCACGTGGGAGGGAAGTGATCGCGGTGGGTTTCCACCGTCAGACCCGCTTCCCGCAGGGTTGTCGGGAACTTCAGCCCAAG from Acidobacteriota bacterium includes:
- a CDS encoding AbrB/MazE/SpoVT family DNA-binding domain-containing protein, encoding MAHTVSRWGNSLAVRIPKALAEQAGLVEGAAVEMMVADGAVVVRAQGPVYTLDELVKGITPKNRHKEVSTGAPQGREVW
- a CDS encoding type II toxin-antitoxin system PemK/MazF family toxin codes for the protein MKAYVPESGDLVWLAGHRPALVLSPRSYNAANGMAVICPVTTRIKGYPFEVALPTSGPVQGVVLADQIKNLDWRARNAAFIAQSPAATLAEVRARLKPLLGLA